The proteins below come from a single Vibrio natriegens NBRC 15636 = ATCC 14048 = DSM 759 genomic window:
- a CDS encoding glycine zipper 2TM domain-containing protein, with protein sequence MKKYVKLGMLLTFSVIALGGCTSPNPYGDAYGSADTRKVQQVYYGTVEKVEPVTIDASTQSNAIGTIAGAAIGGILGSKVGGGSGSDIAAIGGGLLGGYAGSKTAEATAKRNGVNLTIRMEDGKIISIVQEANPNMIFQPGQAVQINMYGSEARVVPR encoded by the coding sequence ATGAAAAAATACGTCAAGCTAGGCATGTTGCTTACATTTTCCGTAATCGCATTAGGAGGCTGTACCTCTCCTAACCCTTACGGTGATGCATATGGCTCGGCAGACACTCGAAAAGTTCAGCAGGTTTACTACGGAACGGTGGAAAAAGTTGAACCAGTGACCATTGATGCCTCCACGCAATCCAATGCCATCGGGACAATCGCTGGTGCCGCAATTGGTGGTATATTAGGCTCTAAAGTCGGTGGTGGCTCAGGCTCTGATATCGCAGCCATTGGTGGTGGCTTATTAGGTGGCTATGCAGGTAGTAAAACCGCCGAAGCAACCGCGAAGCGAAACGGCGTCAACCTAACCATTCGCATGGAAGATGGAAAAATCATCTCTATCGTTCAAGAAGCGAACCCAAACATGATATTCCAGCCGGGTCAGGCGGTACAAATCAACATGTATGGTAGCGAAGCAAGGGTCGTACCTCGTTAA
- a CDS encoding CDP-alcohol phosphatidyltransferase family protein, with protein MLDRFSIKVIRWPLTQSAQFVDKFGITANQTTLFGFAVGCLAVPALITEHYLTALLFILLNRFCDGLDGALARIQGITDAGGFLDISLDFLFYSLIPFGFVLANPEQNAIAGAFLIFSFVGTGSSFLAFAIMASKQGIDNPVYKHKSLYYMSGLTEGTETIGAFIAFCIFPQHFALIAYLFGAACWFTTFTRIYSGFHTLKDN; from the coding sequence ATGCTTGATCGTTTCAGTATCAAAGTCATCAGATGGCCATTGACTCAAAGTGCGCAATTCGTCGACAAGTTTGGCATCACGGCTAATCAAACCACCCTATTTGGTTTTGCTGTTGGCTGCTTAGCTGTACCAGCCCTGATCACAGAACATTATTTAACAGCGCTGCTGTTCATTCTGCTTAATCGATTTTGTGATGGACTGGATGGTGCCTTGGCGAGAATTCAGGGGATTACCGACGCTGGCGGCTTTCTCGATATCAGCTTAGACTTTCTGTTTTATTCACTGATCCCTTTCGGGTTTGTGCTTGCGAATCCGGAACAAAATGCCATTGCAGGTGCTTTCTTAATTTTCTCGTTTGTCGGAACGGGTAGTAGCTTCTTGGCATTTGCGATAATGGCCAGTAAACAGGGTATCGATAATCCGGTTTATAAACACAAATCACTCTACTATATGAGTGGCTTGACTGAAGGCACTGAAACCATAGGAGCCTTCATCGCATTTTGTATCTTCCCGCAACATTTCGCACTGATTGCCTATCTATTTGGTGCGGCCTGCTGGTTTACTACCTTCACACGTATCTATTCCGGTTTTCATACGCTCAAAGACAATTAA
- a CDS encoding ATP-binding cassette domain-containing protein, whose product MSLCLKNLTIRKNNGDTLFSGFTITVEKGEIVTLMGPSGCGKSTLLDAIAGHLSNEFHYSGSVTLNDATLDRLPAHKRKVGILFQDDMLFPHLTIWENLAFALPNAIKGNTRKESAMQALKNISLIKIANSFPDQVSGGQRARIALTRMLLAQPKAALLDEPFSKLDKDLRVQFRNWVVEQLQQANIPTIMVTHDEDDIPEGSRCITWPWETENA is encoded by the coding sequence ATGAGTCTTTGTCTCAAAAACCTCACCATCCGTAAAAACAATGGCGACACACTTTTCTCCGGATTTACTATCACCGTAGAGAAAGGCGAAATTGTTACCCTGATGGGACCAAGCGGCTGTGGTAAATCTACTCTGTTAGATGCCATTGCCGGACATCTCTCTAACGAGTTCCATTATTCGGGTTCCGTGACACTCAACGATGCAACGCTTGACCGACTTCCTGCGCACAAGCGCAAAGTCGGCATCCTGTTTCAGGATGATATGCTGTTCCCTCACCTGACGATATGGGAGAACCTGGCCTTCGCACTACCAAATGCCATCAAAGGAAACACAAGAAAAGAAAGCGCGATGCAAGCCTTGAAGAATATTTCCTTAATCAAAATTGCAAACTCCTTCCCCGACCAAGTTTCAGGTGGTCAACGAGCACGTATTGCACTGACACGCATGTTGCTCGCACAACCTAAAGCCGCACTTTTGGATGAGCCTTTTAGTAAGCTCGATAAAGACCTGAGAGTGCAATTTCGCAACTGGGTGGTTGAGCAACTTCAACAAGCCAATATCCCGACGATAATGGTCACCCACGATGAAGATGACATTCCCGAAGGTAGTCGCTGTATAACTTGGCCATGGGAGACAGAGAATGCTTGA
- a CDS encoding ABC transporter permease — MLRALYLVIIAVCILPTIPGLLGVVVSALGYVPPIGLTQFSLNGFAAVFGWQGVWTSIGLTLYSAIFSSYLACVLTFAILQSAWNSRFWRKIEVFLSPLLAMPHVAFAIGFAFLFAPTGLGVRVATQFFGFDPNAQTVDDLALLIKDPHALGLIIMLAIKETPFLLLMSIPILQQLNVDKIEKVSHSMGYSTTQTWWKCIFPQWLAKLRFPMLAVIAYSLSVVDIALIIGPTNPPTFAVLVWQWFNDPDLALWPRAASGAVILFAIATGLIGLTRFVEWLVTKGFKRWQYSGRSGLKLPGKVLFSLITLLTFVIVPLMVLWSFAQRWRFPDLLPSRYTLRFWQYEWESILGTIEQSITIAVISASIALILALIAHEYKLRYRWQVPDYVIAVPMLIPQLSVLFGIQVATLYFNSNAYFFWVCWAHVFFAFPFVYLSLDGPWRSFNNGLTRVALSLGKTPLQTWLKVKLPILLPAIVFAWAVGISVSLAQYLPTLVLGAGRISTITTEAVALSSGFDRRVTAIYAICQALLPLMFFSFAILLSRLNGKYHRLSMKGLLNHESLSQKPHHP, encoded by the coding sequence ATGTTAAGAGCGCTGTATCTCGTTATTATCGCAGTTTGTATTTTGCCCACCATCCCCGGCCTGCTAGGGGTGGTGGTTTCTGCGCTCGGCTATGTCCCACCTATCGGTCTGACCCAGTTCTCGTTAAATGGCTTTGCTGCTGTATTTGGTTGGCAAGGGGTCTGGACCTCTATCGGACTCACGCTCTACTCTGCTATTTTCAGCAGTTATTTAGCGTGCGTACTCACTTTCGCTATTTTGCAATCAGCTTGGAACAGCAGATTCTGGCGAAAAATAGAGGTTTTCCTCTCGCCACTACTTGCGATGCCGCATGTCGCTTTCGCAATTGGCTTTGCTTTTTTGTTTGCTCCGACAGGCTTGGGCGTTCGTGTGGCGACTCAGTTCTTTGGTTTCGACCCAAACGCACAAACCGTTGATGACTTAGCGTTGCTGATTAAAGACCCGCATGCGCTTGGTTTAATCATCATGCTGGCAATCAAAGAGACGCCTTTTCTACTGCTGATGAGCATTCCAATCTTGCAGCAACTCAATGTTGATAAAATTGAAAAAGTCAGCCATTCAATGGGCTACAGTACAACCCAGACTTGGTGGAAGTGCATTTTCCCGCAGTGGTTAGCTAAACTCAGGTTCCCAATGCTGGCCGTGATTGCTTATAGTTTATCGGTTGTCGATATCGCACTCATCATTGGCCCAACCAATCCACCAACTTTCGCTGTATTGGTTTGGCAGTGGTTTAATGACCCCGATTTAGCACTTTGGCCAAGAGCGGCCTCGGGTGCAGTGATTTTATTTGCTATTGCTACTGGGTTGATTGGCTTAACTCGTTTTGTCGAATGGTTAGTCACAAAGGGCTTTAAACGTTGGCAATACTCTGGACGATCTGGACTCAAACTGCCCGGAAAAGTGCTGTTTTCTCTGATCACATTACTTACTTTTGTCATCGTACCTTTGATGGTGCTGTGGAGTTTTGCTCAACGTTGGCGATTTCCGGATCTCTTACCCAGTCGTTACACCCTACGCTTTTGGCAATATGAGTGGGAGAGTATTTTAGGCACGATAGAGCAAAGTATCACAATCGCCGTGATCAGCGCGTCCATTGCTCTAATCCTGGCGTTAATTGCTCACGAATATAAGCTTCGCTATCGCTGGCAGGTTCCGGATTACGTCATTGCTGTCCCTATGCTTATCCCGCAATTGTCGGTACTTTTTGGCATACAGGTCGCGACTTTGTATTTCAACAGCAATGCCTACTTTTTCTGGGTTTGCTGGGCACATGTTTTCTTCGCCTTCCCGTTTGTCTACTTATCGCTGGACGGCCCTTGGCGCAGCTTCAACAACGGCTTAACTCGTGTCGCCCTCAGTTTGGGGAAAACACCACTACAAACCTGGCTAAAAGTAAAACTGCCCATCCTGCTGCCTGCCATTGTTTTCGCCTGGGCTGTGGGTATCAGCGTCAGCTTAGCGCAATACCTGCCAACGCTGGTGCTTGGCGCGGGTCGAATCAGTACAATCACAACGGAAGCCGTGGCACTTTCCAGTGGCTTCGACCGTCGGGTTACGGCAATTTACGCGATTTGCCAGGCGTTGCTGCCATTAATGTTCTTCTCTTTTGCTATTTTGCTTAGCCGTTTAAATGGTAAATATCACCGACTTTCAATGAAAGGTTTACTAAACCATGAGTCTTTGTCTCAAAAACCTCACCATCCGTAA
- a CDS encoding ABC transporter substrate-binding protein has product MNKLLSTIGILATAFATNTFAEDWQSIENQADGQTVYFHAWGGSQEINRYIQWAGKELKSRYNVTLNHVKVTDISETTTRLIAEKAAGKNTGGSVDMVWINGENFKSMKDNQLLYGPFVDALPNWQYVDKTLPVDVDFSEPTDGLEAPWGVGQLVFIHDTENLNNPPHSFAEMLSYANAFPNRLTYPRPPEFHGTSFIKALLIELTNNDPALQKPVNAETFEQVTQPLWQYLDKFHKVAWRGGKQFPAGTAETLQLLDDGQIDLAITFNPNAVFSAQSSGTLAETTKAYAMDAGALSNIHFLAIPWNANANAGAQVAINFLLSPEAQSRKGDINIWGDPSVLSSEYLTGTAKNTQQFKSINEPHPSWQNALEQAWLKRYGN; this is encoded by the coding sequence ATGAATAAGCTACTAAGCACCATCGGGATTTTAGCTACGGCTTTTGCTACCAACACGTTTGCCGAAGACTGGCAGTCCATAGAAAATCAAGCTGACGGTCAAACCGTTTACTTTCACGCTTGGGGAGGCTCTCAAGAGATCAACCGCTATATCCAGTGGGCGGGTAAGGAGCTCAAGTCTCGCTACAATGTGACGCTCAACCATGTCAAAGTCACCGATATATCTGAAACTACCACTCGATTGATCGCAGAAAAAGCCGCAGGCAAGAATACCGGGGGCAGTGTAGATATGGTTTGGATCAACGGTGAAAACTTCAAGTCGATGAAGGACAACCAACTGCTATATGGTCCGTTTGTTGATGCTTTGCCAAACTGGCAATACGTAGACAAAACGCTCCCTGTTGATGTGGATTTTTCTGAGCCGACCGATGGACTTGAAGCGCCGTGGGGCGTGGGTCAGTTAGTCTTCATTCATGATACGGAGAATTTGAATAACCCTCCTCACTCTTTTGCAGAAATGCTCAGTTATGCCAATGCGTTTCCCAACCGTCTGACGTACCCTCGCCCACCCGAATTCCACGGTACCAGTTTCATCAAAGCGCTATTGATCGAGCTGACCAACAACGATCCCGCATTGCAGAAACCAGTCAACGCGGAGACATTTGAGCAAGTTACGCAGCCGCTATGGCAATACTTAGATAAGTTCCACAAAGTAGCCTGGCGTGGTGGTAAACAATTCCCAGCAGGCACTGCGGAAACGTTGCAGTTACTCGACGATGGTCAGATTGATTTAGCCATTACATTCAACCCAAATGCCGTTTTTTCTGCCCAGTCGAGCGGTACCCTTGCTGAAACGACTAAGGCTTATGCGATGGATGCTGGCGCGCTTTCCAATATTCACTTTCTGGCCATTCCGTGGAATGCAAACGCCAATGCCGGTGCGCAAGTTGCGATAAACTTCTTACTAAGCCCTGAGGCGCAGTCTCGTAAAGGCGATATTAATATTTGGGGTGATCCTTCCGTACTAAGCAGTGAGTATTTGACGGGTACGGCAAAGAATACGCAGCAATTTAAATCGATTAATGAACCACACCCAAGCTGGCAAAACGCGCTAGAGCAAGCGTGGTTAAAACGTTACGGGAATTAG
- a CDS encoding META domain-containing protein: protein MKLSLKTLVAAISLPVLMTACASNGDNVKKITAQDLQHHNWELVQIDGKNIELNERQKAPRLEIGENLTANGNAGCNNFFGQAELKDNQLRIEKMGMTMKMCIGDIMNVEQAMSSTLSDWSDITLTKDGLVLKNSEHELTFTLRDWMN, encoded by the coding sequence ATGAAGCTTAGTCTAAAAACGTTAGTTGCTGCAATCTCCCTTCCTGTTCTGATGACAGCATGTGCAAGCAACGGTGATAATGTGAAAAAAATAACGGCTCAAGACTTACAGCACCACAATTGGGAGCTGGTTCAAATCGATGGTAAGAACATCGAACTTAACGAACGTCAAAAAGCACCTCGCCTGGAAATTGGTGAAAACCTCACAGCTAACGGTAATGCTGGCTGTAATAATTTCTTTGGTCAGGCTGAACTAAAAGATAATCAACTACGCATTGAAAAGATGGGCATGACCATGAAAATGTGTATTGGTGACATCATGAACGTAGAACAAGCGATGTCATCGACATTATCTGACTGGAGTGACATCACGCTAACTAAAGATGGCTTAGTTCTTAAAAACTCTGAGCATGAATTGACATTTACACTTCGTGACTGGATGAACTAA
- a CDS encoding DUF1289 domain-containing protein, translating to MEQLEFFSVPSPCVGICSADEKGYCKGCMRKREERFNWQKYTPAQQLHVIKLCRQRYRRKLLAGKGKAEQPKEDVSPQQDLF from the coding sequence ATGGAGCAATTGGAGTTTTTTAGCGTCCCGAGCCCTTGTGTTGGCATTTGTAGCGCTGATGAAAAAGGCTACTGCAAAGGGTGTATGCGTAAGCGAGAAGAACGATTTAACTGGCAGAAGTACACACCTGCTCAGCAGCTTCATGTGATCAAGTTATGCCGTCAACGGTACAGAAGAAAACTGTTAGCAGGGAAGGGGAAGGCTGAACAGCCAAAAGAAGATGTTTCACCGCAACAAGATTTATTTTAA
- the ushA gene encoding bifunctional UDP-sugar hydrolase/5'-nucleotidase UshA translates to MQFSKSLLVLSVGAVLAGCGSDSDSISITCETADSCTKFTVLHTNDNHGRFWHNDDGEYGMAARHTLIQSIRAEVEANGGESILLSGGDINTGVPESDMQNAKPDFIGMNLIGYDAMAVGNHEFDNSLDILDMQAELADFPMLAANIYKKDTDGNVTDERYFAPYKVFTINGLNVAVVGLTTKDTAKLVNPDNVADIYFADPQDEIKKVLQEIKDNENVDLVFATTHMGHYHDGNHGSEAPGDVLLARSIEEGQLDAIIGGHSQNPVCMEPGTNEYADFNPGDECTPDQQNGTYIMQAHEWGKYVGRADFEYFDGKLHLANYALIPVNLLDDNDQVIGEYIQPDATVQDTLRTYQEQGQELLDVVVSNTDGKLEGDRSVVRSQQTNLGHLLGKAYRTYNLVNADFGVMNSGGVRDSIQAGDITYRDVLTVQPFGNFVTKATMTGQEVKDYLDVVATKSAGSGAYAQLDNITLDVDCDAGSVSITDINGKGFDLAATYTFSVISFSAAGGDDYPVIDVESTQMTDASVLREFFINNPQISAADYEKNLGNIQYFSNSQAVTGCPATSS, encoded by the coding sequence ATGCAATTTTCCAAATCTCTATTGGTACTTTCAGTAGGCGCGGTTTTAGCAGGATGTGGTTCAGACAGTGACAGCATCTCTATTACTTGTGAAACGGCTGATTCATGTACGAAATTCACTGTTCTTCATACTAACGATAACCATGGTCGCTTTTGGCACAATGATGACGGCGAATACGGCATGGCTGCACGTCACACTTTAATCCAATCTATTCGTGCAGAAGTGGAAGCGAACGGTGGCGAATCCATTCTTCTCTCTGGTGGTGACATCAACACTGGCGTACCAGAGTCAGACATGCAAAATGCAAAACCCGACTTTATCGGCATGAACCTAATCGGCTACGATGCAATGGCGGTCGGCAACCACGAATTTGATAACTCACTAGATATCTTAGATATGCAAGCTGAACTGGCAGACTTCCCTATGCTAGCAGCGAATATCTACAAGAAAGACACTGACGGTAATGTCACCGATGAACGTTACTTTGCTCCGTACAAAGTGTTCACGATTAACGGCCTAAACGTTGCGGTTGTTGGTCTTACGACAAAAGATACGGCAAAGCTGGTTAACCCGGACAACGTAGCGGACATCTACTTCGCAGATCCTCAAGACGAAATTAAGAAAGTTCTTCAAGAAATAAAAGACAACGAAAATGTCGACCTTGTATTCGCAACGACTCACATGGGTCACTATCACGATGGTAACCATGGCAGTGAAGCACCGGGTGATGTACTGCTAGCCCGCTCTATTGAAGAGGGTCAATTGGATGCCATCATCGGTGGCCACTCTCAAAATCCTGTTTGTATGGAGCCAGGCACCAACGAATATGCGGATTTCAATCCGGGTGATGAGTGTACACCAGACCAACAGAATGGCACTTACATCATGCAAGCGCATGAGTGGGGTAAATATGTGGGTCGCGCGGACTTTGAATACTTTGACGGCAAACTGCACCTGGCCAACTACGCTCTTATTCCGGTAAACCTGCTCGATGACAACGATCAAGTGATTGGTGAGTACATTCAGCCAGACGCAACGGTCCAAGATACGCTTCGTACCTATCAGGAGCAAGGACAAGAGCTGCTTGATGTCGTTGTTTCTAACACCGATGGAAAACTGGAAGGCGATCGCAGCGTTGTGCGTTCACAGCAAACGAACCTGGGGCATCTTCTGGGCAAAGCCTACCGAACATACAACCTAGTTAATGCTGACTTTGGCGTGATGAACTCTGGTGGCGTGCGCGACTCAATTCAGGCGGGCGATATCACCTACCGTGACGTCCTTACTGTGCAGCCATTTGGAAACTTCGTAACTAAAGCGACCATGACAGGTCAGGAAGTAAAAGATTACCTAGACGTTGTGGCAACGAAATCTGCAGGATCTGGTGCTTATGCGCAACTGGACAACATCACTCTGGATGTCGATTGTGATGCTGGCTCTGTATCAATCACGGATATTAATGGCAAAGGTTTCGATTTAGCCGCAACTTACACCTTCTCAGTCATTAGCTTCAGTGCCGCTGGCGGTGATGACTACCCTGTAATTGATGTTGAATCGACTCAAATGACCGATGCTTCTGTACTAAGAGAGTTCTTCATAAATAACCCTCAAATATCAGCAGCAGACTACGAGAAGAACTTAGGTAATATTCAGTACTTCAGCAACAGCCAGGCTGTGACAGGTTGTCCAGCAACCAGTAGCTAA
- the rplY gene encoding 50S ribosomal protein L25 yields the protein MKFEAVVRTELGKGASRRLRHAGKFPAVVYGGEEAAVAIVLNHDDIVNQMDKPEFYEGIVLVIDGKEVSVKPQDVQRHAFKPKVEHMDFIRI from the coding sequence ATGAAATTCGAAGCAGTAGTACGTACTGAACTAGGTAAAGGTGCGAGCCGCCGCCTACGTCACGCTGGCAAATTCCCTGCAGTTGTATACGGCGGTGAAGAAGCAGCAGTAGCTATCGTTCTTAACCACGATGACATCGTAAACCAAATGGACAAGCCTGAGTTCTACGAAGGCATCGTTCTAGTTATCGATGGCAAAGAAGTTAGCGTTAAGCCACAAGACGTTCAACGTCACGCGTTCAAGCCAAAAGTTGAACACATGGACTTCATCCGTATCTAA
- a CDS encoding ATP-binding protein: protein MPNKYRLPLYPLKRLSIKSRLVLAAVVWLTAMILAAGVTIPTQVYNYMVDDTRSQLSVFMDEIAAQLEIDKTGHLSLAAQLSDPRFNRPYSGLYWSASTKTHLERSRSLWDKRIEYKELDKDAYGARDEKLITLEKVLYLPDYNGPIHVVVGIDEAPIKNTLQTLIGQLWLILGLLFAGVLTVILVQIAWSLSPLTKLQKELAELKSGNKTSLEETYPKEISPLISDLNALLFHYQELLERARNHAGNLSHALKTPLSVLKNEVRTLDTTVQSRLDEPLNQIQSHIDYHLGRARMAGSMNILSVKANPAQRVDAISMAFDKVYAQRDITLVNELDSELNVAVEKSDLDEMLGNLLENSYKWANQMIRVHSTQDKENIRLIIEDDGPGIPQEQLERVTQRGFRLDEETPGSGLGLNIVSEMAHSYRGQLDLEASKMGGLKATLILQRSRA from the coding sequence ATGCCAAATAAATACAGATTGCCACTGTATCCATTAAAGCGTCTGAGTATCAAAAGCCGGCTGGTATTGGCTGCTGTCGTTTGGTTAACCGCGATGATCCTGGCTGCTGGCGTCACCATTCCGACTCAAGTGTATAACTACATGGTGGATGATACCCGCTCACAATTGAGCGTCTTCATGGACGAGATCGCCGCGCAGTTAGAAATCGACAAAACCGGCCACTTATCTCTCGCGGCACAACTTTCTGACCCGCGCTTTAACAGACCTTATAGCGGGTTGTATTGGAGCGCTTCGACCAAAACTCACCTCGAACGTTCTCGCTCTTTATGGGACAAAAGAATCGAATATAAAGAGCTCGACAAAGACGCTTATGGCGCTCGCGATGAGAAACTAATTACCTTGGAAAAGGTACTGTATTTACCCGATTACAATGGCCCGATTCATGTTGTTGTCGGCATCGATGAAGCCCCAATCAAAAATACACTTCAGACGTTAATTGGCCAATTATGGTTAATTTTAGGCTTGCTGTTTGCTGGCGTGCTTACTGTTATTCTGGTGCAGATAGCATGGTCTTTAAGCCCTCTGACTAAATTACAGAAAGAGCTCGCCGAGCTTAAATCAGGAAATAAAACCAGCCTGGAAGAGACCTACCCTAAAGAGATCTCACCCTTAATCTCTGACCTTAACGCGCTACTCTTTCACTATCAGGAGCTTTTAGAGCGGGCACGAAATCATGCCGGGAATTTATCCCATGCGTTAAAGACACCATTATCTGTCCTGAAAAACGAAGTTCGCACCTTGGATACAACCGTCCAGTCCCGATTGGATGAACCTCTGAATCAAATCCAATCGCACATTGATTACCACTTAGGTCGAGCGAGAATGGCGGGTTCAATGAATATCCTCTCCGTCAAAGCCAATCCAGCGCAGCGAGTCGATGCCATTTCTATGGCCTTTGATAAAGTGTACGCCCAACGTGACATCACTTTGGTCAATGAACTCGACTCTGAATTAAACGTGGCGGTAGAGAAAAGTGATCTTGACGAGATGTTAGGTAACCTACTTGAGAACAGCTACAAGTGGGCAAACCAAATGATCCGTGTCCATTCCACTCAAGATAAGGAAAATATCCGCCTTATCATAGAAGACGACGGCCCGGGAATTCCTCAAGAACAGTTAGAGCGTGTGACTCAACGAGGGTTTAGGCTGGATGAAGAAACACCGGGCTCTGGGCTGGGGTTAAATATTGTCAGTGAAATGGCGCATAGTTACCGCGGACAGTTAGATCTCGAAGCAAGCAAAATGGGTGGGTTGAAAGCCACACTTATATTGCAGAGAAGCCGAGCATGA
- a CDS encoding response regulator transcription factor yields MKILVVEDDPRIGEQIIETLENTGWVPELSQDGIDALYRATTEEWDAIVLDLGLPKLDGLSVLKGIRDENINTPVVILSARDALTERVEGLNAGADDYLTKPFEMLELIARIRAQLRRASGNASPVMQIGDLSLDTRTSKVMWKGEPVSLTALEYKVVAYFVHNPEKVISRTELVEHIYKQDFDRDSNTIEVFIGRIRKKIAPKIIKTVRGLGYQLNAK; encoded by the coding sequence ATGAAAATACTTGTTGTCGAGGATGATCCTCGCATTGGTGAGCAAATCATCGAGACGTTGGAAAACACTGGCTGGGTACCTGAACTCTCTCAAGATGGGATTGACGCGCTATATCGTGCGACAACAGAAGAGTGGGATGCGATCGTTTTAGATCTCGGCTTGCCTAAGCTGGATGGCTTATCAGTATTGAAAGGCATCCGAGATGAAAACATTAACACGCCTGTCGTTATTCTTAGTGCCCGAGACGCGTTGACGGAGCGTGTTGAAGGACTGAATGCCGGTGCCGATGATTACCTCACCAAGCCTTTTGAGATGCTGGAATTGATCGCCCGTATCCGTGCCCAGCTTCGCAGAGCCTCTGGCAATGCTTCTCCTGTCATGCAAATTGGCGATCTGAGTTTGGATACCCGCACCTCTAAAGTGATGTGGAAAGGTGAGCCGGTTAGCTTAACTGCGCTCGAGTACAAAGTGGTTGCGTACTTTGTACATAATCCCGAGAAAGTGATTTCACGAACAGAACTCGTCGAGCATATTTACAAACAAGATTTTGACCGAGACTCGAATACCATTGAAGTCTTTATAGGTCGTATCCGTAAAAAAATCGCACCGAAAATCATCAAAACTGTCCGTGGCTTAGGGTACCAACTCAATGCCAAATAA
- a CDS encoding PepSY domain-containing protein: MNKSTNSQRVALFLSLLPMLISAPTFAQQKDLLASQDGHAIVQDVIKPGTEIEFDEDQDEVYRAVQNGDIRPFSELYATVEKDLFGRIIKVELEEDNHAWVYELKILFDSNVLKVEYDAATLEMLEVKGRNFNKALKPQQQINE; encoded by the coding sequence ATGAACAAATCAACGAATTCTCAGCGTGTTGCGTTGTTTTTAAGTTTGCTACCGATGCTAATTTCGGCACCTACGTTCGCACAACAAAAGGATCTGTTGGCATCACAAGACGGCCATGCGATTGTGCAGGATGTCATAAAACCTGGCACCGAGATTGAATTTGATGAAGACCAGGATGAGGTCTATCGCGCGGTGCAAAACGGTGATATTCGACCATTCTCCGAACTCTACGCAACGGTCGAAAAAGACTTGTTCGGTCGTATTATTAAAGTCGAACTCGAAGAAGACAATCATGCGTGGGTTTACGAATTAAAAATTCTCTTTGACAGCAACGTCCTAAAAGTTGAGTACGATGCAGCAACATTAGAAATGCTCGAAGTGAAAGGTCGTAACTTCAATAAAGCGCTGAAACCACAGCAACAAATAAATGAATAA